From Planctomycetia bacterium:
ACCGTGTCGTTTCCTAAGTGCGGTCGCACATGGACTTCCGCGACCGACGCACTGGTGAAACTCCAATTCGCGGCGCCCCACGTGACGCTCACATTCGCACCGGAGACTCCGATCGAAATCGAATCGTTCGCGGTGGCCGTGCCGGCCTGCACATGCACCACGTCCCCCACGCTGAAGACGCCACCCGCGAACGCGATTCGATTGTTCGTGCGGTTGACGTCCTCCAAGGCGCGATACGGATCGATCACCGCCAGCAGGTAGTAGTCCTCGGGGAGATCCGTGAAAGCGGCGGGAACAACCAGATCCTGATTCACGCCAATGCCACGGCGGTTGACCTCCGTGACTTGGACCGTTTGTAACAACTTGCCCTGCGCCACGCCGTCCGGCGAGGCGTAGATCCCCACGGTGAACGGATCGACGAAACTATTGGCCACGTCGTAACGGAGCCGCAGATTGTTCCCTTGCACGTCAAACAGGGTTGCGGCAAGTTCCGGCGTCGAGGTCGTGACGTTGAGCCTCGGACGGAACTCCGGAGTCGTGCTTTCTTTGCTGTGATATACGGCCGACGTATTGGTGGCGTACGCCGTGGGCGTCGACACGCGCAACGTAAGCGGCGGATTCGTCGTCGACGGCCAGGCCTGGGCGCCGTTCGCCATCGCCTGCATGGGCGCGTCGTCCGACACGTTGAATGACCCATCCTGATTCACATCGCCAATGCGCGCAGCATTGACCAGCGGATACGTTGATGAGAACAAAGGGAGGTTGGTGCGCGCAAGCGTGTAAGGCCCCTGATCCCAAATGTCGCGCACGCCGTCGCCGTTCATGTCGCCGATGCGAATCGACGCGGCGCGCACGAAATCAGAGACGTCGATGGTAAAGGCCGTCTCCGAAGTGGAAAATGTGAACGTCTTCGAATTCGCGCCGAACGCAAATCCCGTGGAGTTGTTCCACGTCAAGGCGCCGATATTCACCGGCGTCGTGCTGACGATTTCGACGCGTTGGGTAGTCGTGCCGGCGCCGCCGTTGCGATACAGCACCAGTTCCGCAGTATCGACCGTGCCGCCAAAGTCCGGCAACGTAAATTGGAGGTACGATTGTTGCTGCACTAACGTCGTCCAGTTCGACGACGCCAGGTAATCTTGCCCGGAAAAATTCGTGCCCGTACTTCCCGCCGCGCTGTAGACCCGCGTATCAGCTGATATGACGAGCGGATCTTCCGGCGTCTCATCGTCGATGCTCAACGTCTGAAAAACGACGCCGCTACCCTGCGCGCCGTCCGCTTCCGGCTTGTCGCCGGTCGTGTCGATGGCGACGCCACCCAACACCGGATCCTTCAGCAGCGAGATATCGCGCA
This genomic window contains:
- a CDS encoding DNRLRE domain-containing protein, which encodes MSAKRRHARLSRRSKTANRTITSLQGTRWTGTLQALEPRELLSATDDTETLNIVAAPSAFRAGDISVKSVGWSGQEVGRTLQHSSAGLGANGDGVAATFGPGEYWAFQGERDGVLMGIQFDSFSKVDGDAALLTVGERETFKITADSLIDGFWRAPKSIPFRAFETMRLDALTPSANEDNAVGDATAVDAPQARWRVAGLELLGADEATVGGFADLAPAIVVTPTQRDEYGRETPQRPGFVVTGGDTETFLVDTEYDPAGRPKAVIGVAEGARIQSAVEHRLELQYFDGAQWLYPLIATVRAIDSSALPQLQGPGIQEAAASTSDWGTTWMQLLAPGRRDLGDSTAWDLPRSAFVSVTGLRDISLLKDPVLGGVAIDTTGDKPEADGAQGSGVVFQTLSIDDETPEDPLVISADTRVYSAAGSTGTNFSGQDYLASSNWTTLVQQQSYLQFTLPDFGGTVDTAELVLYRNGGAGTTTQRVEIVSTTPVNIGALTWNNSTGFAFGANSKTFTFSTSETAFTIDVSDFVRAASIRIGDMNGDGVRDIWDQGPYTLARTNLPLFSSTYPLVNAARIGDVNQDGSFNVSDDAPMQAMANGAQAWPSTTNPPLTLRVSTPTAYATNTSAVYHSKESTTPEFRPRLNVTTSTPELAATLFDVQGNNLRLRYDVANSFVDPFTVGIYASPDGVAQGKLLQTVQVTEVNRRGIGVNQDLVVPAAFTDLPEDYYLLAVIDPYRALEDVNRTNNRIAFAGGVFSVGDVVHVQAGTATANDSISIGVSGANVSVTWGAANWSFTSASVAEVHVRPHLGNDTV